AGCAACGTACAAAGGACAAGTGCTAACCTTTAGGGTGCCACAGAATAACAGGGAGGAAGAAGGTGAGAGATTATCCTCCAGCCTGCGAATTCCTGCAAATGGTCCTGAATATGTTCATGTTCGCCACAAAGTATCAGAGAATGGTCAAGTAGAAAATCTCAACAATCAAAAGGATGTAGAGGGTGCGGTACAAATAGGTGGCTATGATGCCGTACACTACATCGATTTTACAGGCGATGGCTGGGTTGAAGCGGTATGTCCAGAGTTAGCTGTGGCAATTCCTCGCCGTATACCTGCTTATTCCCTGGTGACAGCGCCAGATTTCTTCCCCAACTGTGACCAGCGAGAGTTACTGGAGTGGACAGAGCAGTCAGTCCCTCAGACACTAAGGGAGAATCTCTGGCGAATTCCGCCAGAGACGCTATCGGACAATCGCGTTGCTCCTAACCTTCAGTTAAAAGGTGCTAATTTCCGTCCTGAAGATAAAACCGTCACTGCAATTGTCTCGTTACCCCTGAAAGGTGCGGTGCGACAAATGCCGCTGAATGGATCACCAACAATACGCCATGCCTATCTCCCAGATGCGGCTGCTGGATTATTTGCTCCTGGTTGGGATGTCGGTACAGTTGTTTCGGAAAGTGGAGAGGAACATTTAGCCACTTACAGGTTAGGCAGTCCTTTCCCTGAAGATTCCAAACTGTGTGCTGCTCTGAGTACATTTTGGCCCGCAGTTGCTCCCGATGCCGCACGGACATTTGAGCCAAATCCCGCATGGCCCACTGTCAGTCCTTTGACGGATGAAGAAATTGGTCAGGTTGGTAATTTACCTTGGGACGGAATCGCAGGTCCTCAAAGAGTGACGAGGAATGGCACAACCTTTATAGAATATGCAGATTTGGCTCATGCGGATTATGTAGAGAATTCTTTGCAGAACAAATTCTCGCTATCGCTAACGGGTCGGGTTGATGTGCGTGAATATGAAGCCAGAGTTTTAACAATGGCAAAGGTTTATGAGGTTTTAAATATTACTCCTAACCAGAGAGGAGAGTGGAGCGTATTTTCATTCCGTCAAGTGCAGCCAACTGATTCAGAATTGCAACAGGCACAAACTCAAACAGGAATGACGCTTGTTGGCAGCATCTATCGGTTTGAAATCTATCGTCATGGAAATTCTTTCCTAAATCCAGATAATTCTCAAAAACGCTTGGTTGAAATTCAAGAAACCACAACGCTGTTTGTCACACCGCTGAACATTTTGTTGAAACGTAACAATGGTATCTGGGAACGTGCTTAATCCTGATGTGCTTGTCATAGGTAGCGGACCTGCTGGTTCTGCTACTGCGATCGCATGCGCTCAAAGGGGTTTACAAGTTGTCTTAATTGAGCGAGACTTATTTCCTCGCTCTCACCCCGGTGAAACTTTGCACCCTGGTGTAGAACCGCTTTTGAAGCAGTTAGGCGTGCTTGAGCCAGTGTTAGCAGCTGGCTTTGTGCGCCACATGGGAAATTGGGTACAGTGGGAAACCGAGAGACAGTTTGTCCCCTTTGGAGGAGATGATTCGGGAGCGTGGTTAGGATTTCAAGCTTGGAGAGCCGATTTTGATGCAATTTTGCTTAATCAAGCAAGAGTGACTGGTGTGACGGTTATTCAACCCTGCCAAGCTTCCCGCCTGCTTGTGGAAGAGAGCACAGTGGTGGGTGTTGAGACAAGCCAAGGAACTTTCAGGGCATCTCAAGTGGTTGATGCTACGGGAAGTCATCATTGGTTAGCTCGACAATTAGGATTGCAAATTAACTATCACTCTCCTCGTTTGATTGCATACTACGGTTACGCAACTGGAGAATGTCCGACGCGAGATGATGCTCCAGCGATCGTTGCTGACTCTGGTGGCTGGACGTGGACTGCTAGAGTGCAACCCCAACTTTACCAGTGGACGCGCTTATCGTTGATTGGTCAAAAAATCCAAAAAGACTGGCTCCCCGAAGAGTTCCACGAACTCAAGATTCACCGGAAAATGCAGGCGGCGGATGTGACTTGGCGTATCGTTTCGCAACCGGCGGGATCTGGTTATTTCATCGTTGGCGATGCAGCGATGGTACTCGACCCGGCATCAAGTCATGGAGTGCTCAAAGCAATCATGTCTGGGATGATGGCTGGACATTTGATTGCAGCCCAACTCTTGGATTATCTCACCCCTGCACAAACGACCCAACATTATTGTCAGTGGATTCATAATTGGTTTCAGCACGATGTAGAGAACCTAAGCAGGCTTTATGCCATGCTGCCACATGAGTCTGCCTATGGAACTCCTCGTTGAGAAATCGTCATGGGTGCTTCTTTGGGGAGGGTGACTCCTATGCTTAGGTTAACGGTTTTACAGCGGTTTTGATAATTTTGAATTGTGCTACACCCCTCTTATTGAGAACTTCTACAACTTATTAACTTAGGTTAAGAACTGCTTGTGGTTCCTTAAAGGGGTGATATCTTAATAGATAAGACACCAAACAAGGCATAACCAAACTGAGAAGGGCAAATGACTCGGTGTCTCCCGTCACAAGCCCGAGCAAACGTCGGCATAAGCGTGATGATATGTGGCTCAACCCTTAATTTGAGAGGCGAAGCCAAATCCTAAAGCGGAAAAACAAAGATATGTTGAGTTTGCTAGTTTTTCTGTCCACCCTAGTTGTTGACCGTTGATATTTTCTGAACCATAAAAGCAGTTTGATCACTACAAACTTTTTTAGAAAAACCTGGTCCCCTTGACCAGGTTTTCGCGTTTTTTAAAGCTTTTTAGACCTTGAGGATAAGCGTGTTGTCCCACATATCCGCTTGAGAGAAGCGACACCTTTAAACTCTAGGTACTCCTCACTCATAACTCTTATTTTATCACTTTTGATAAAACCCAATCCCGCAACAGAAGATTCACCTGTTCTGGTACTTCGTCATGGGGACAATGACCCGCCCGCAAGAAGTATTCTGTCAGTTCAGGATAGTATTGCCTAAACTTGTTTGAACGTTCTCTAGCATTCACCCAAGGGTCAGCTTCTCCCCATAACATCAACAGAG
The sequence above is a segment of the Mastigocladopsis repens PCC 10914 genome. Coding sequences within it:
- a CDS encoding NAD(P)/FAD-dependent oxidoreductase encodes the protein MVSGNVLNPDVLVIGSGPAGSATAIACAQRGLQVVLIERDLFPRSHPGETLHPGVEPLLKQLGVLEPVLAAGFVRHMGNWVQWETERQFVPFGGDDSGAWLGFQAWRADFDAILLNQARVTGVTVIQPCQASRLLVEESTVVGVETSQGTFRASQVVDATGSHHWLARQLGLQINYHSPRLIAYYGYATGECPTRDDAPAIVADSGGWTWTARVQPQLYQWTRLSLIGQKIQKDWLPEEFHELKIHRKMQAADVTWRIVSQPAGSGYFIVGDAAMVLDPASSHGVLKAIMSGMMAGHLIAAQLLDYLTPAQTTQHYCQWIHNWFQHDVENLSRLYAMLPHESAYGTPR